From the Caldalkalibacillus uzonensis genome, one window contains:
- a CDS encoding ABC transporter permease, translating into MTTREVLRLLMQDKLGLAGIAILLFFILVAILAPQIIPYDPMEEHYRSDGSFARMDPPSKEHWFGTNRMGRDIFSQVIAGTRVALFVGIVSGIMVTVVGTTIGLVAGYFGGWIDDLLMRFTDIVYGIPFLPFAMIMVAVLGPSIWNIIIAIVLISWRTTARVIRSEVLTLKERTFIQAAKLTGASHARIIFRHLAPNVIPLSLVFSSLAMGWAIITEASVSFLGYGDPLLISWGKILFDAYVAQAINEAWWWVVPPGLAITLLVMSGFFVSRSLEQILNPRLRKL; encoded by the coding sequence ATGACAACAAGAGAAGTTTTACGCCTTCTAATGCAAGATAAATTAGGATTGGCTGGAATCGCTATCCTTTTATTTTTCATCCTTGTTGCGATACTTGCCCCGCAAATTATTCCTTATGACCCGATGGAAGAGCATTATCGGTCTGATGGATCGTTTGCGAGAATGGATCCGCCAAGTAAGGAGCACTGGTTTGGTACTAACCGCATGGGACGCGATATTTTTAGCCAGGTCATAGCTGGCACAAGGGTGGCCCTGTTTGTTGGGATCGTTTCAGGTATCATGGTTACGGTCGTAGGGACAACAATCGGATTAGTGGCTGGATATTTCGGTGGTTGGATCGATGATTTACTTATGCGCTTTACCGACATTGTATATGGTATACCGTTTCTCCCTTTTGCCATGATCATGGTGGCAGTACTTGGTCCAAGTATCTGGAACATCATTATTGCCATCGTACTCATATCATGGCGAACGACGGCGCGGGTCATCCGTTCTGAGGTACTTACCCTAAAGGAAAGAACATTTATTCAGGCAGCAAAGCTGACTGGGGCCAGTCATGCACGTATCATTTTCCGCCATTTGGCTCCCAATGTTATCCCCTTGTCACTAGTTTTCAGCTCTTTGGCGATGGGCTGGGCCATTATTACCGAAGCAAGTGTAAGTTTCCTGGGTTACGGCGACCCCCTTTTAATCAGCTGGGGAAAAATTTTGTTTGATGCCTATGTCGCCCAGGCCATCAATGAAGCTTGGTGGTGGGTTGTTCCCCCGGGGTTGGCCATTACCCTGCTGGTCATGTCTGGATTCTTTGTTAGTCGTAGTTTGGAACAAATTTTAAATCCGAGGTTGAGAAAATTATGA
- a CDS encoding ABC transporter permease, with protein MQGLRGFIIRRLIQSVITLFILMSVLFFMFRVLPGDPTTSFVDAALPVEAQQAVLEQFGLDKPLMEQYWIYMKNLVQGEFGISFNSREPVVNVIADKLWNTIFLMGFTIGLALIFGILLGALVAWYRGTKFEAVTVSIALFFRSAPVFWIGMVALALFSYKAGWFPTGGMHEPGQQFSGFVDKYINFEFLHHLILPSLVGAAYYIASPMLIMRNSMIEVMEEDFIEMSRAKGLRERSVLFKHAMRNALLPVVTEITLLIGFAIGGQVLVETVFNWPGLGREIVHAIQMNDYPVAQASFFLMGVLVVFLNLVADVLYAYLDPRVTYK; from the coding sequence GTGCAAGGACTAAGGGGATTTATCATCCGGCGACTCATTCAATCTGTAATTACCTTGTTCATCCTTATGAGCGTACTATTCTTTATGTTCCGGGTACTACCGGGTGATCCCACGACTAGTTTTGTGGATGCGGCATTACCTGTAGAGGCTCAGCAAGCGGTTTTGGAGCAGTTTGGACTGGATAAACCTTTGATGGAACAATATTGGATTTATATGAAAAATCTCGTTCAAGGAGAATTCGGTATCTCGTTTAATTCCCGTGAGCCGGTTGTCAACGTGATAGCAGATAAATTGTGGAACACGATTTTTTTGATGGGTTTTACAATTGGACTTGCCCTTATTTTTGGCATTTTATTGGGTGCTCTCGTCGCTTGGTATCGTGGCACCAAGTTTGAAGCTGTTACCGTTTCGATTGCGCTTTTTTTTCGTTCCGCTCCGGTTTTTTGGATAGGAATGGTGGCACTTGCTTTGTTTTCTTATAAAGCAGGTTGGTTTCCGACAGGTGGAATGCATGAGCCGGGGCAACAGTTTAGCGGATTTGTTGACAAATATATCAATTTTGAATTTCTACATCATCTGATTCTTCCCTCTCTTGTTGGTGCTGCGTATTACATTGCCAGTCCAATGCTGATCATGCGTAATTCCATGATAGAGGTGATGGAAGAAGACTTCATTGAAATGAGCCGGGCTAAAGGATTGCGAGAACGTTCGGTTCTGTTCAAGCACGCCATGAGGAATGCCCTGCTGCCTGTTGTGACAGAAATTACACTTTTGATCGGATTTGCTATCGGAGGGCAGGTTCTGGTAGAGACGGTGTTTAATTGGCCAGGATTGGGGCGTGAAATTGTTCATGCCATTCAAATGAATGATTATCCGGTCGCCCAGGCCAGCTTTTTCTTAATGGGTGTACTTGTGGTGTTTTTAAATCTGGTGGCAGATGTGCTTTACGCATATCTTGATCCACGGGTAACCTACAAATAG
- a CDS encoding ABC transporter substrate-binding protein, with protein MLKRKFLLLLLAYSLVLSACSMQVTKESDSDDPKEAGVAENLPEERKVREIELYVTTADYDPVRYEMGLMIAEEWKKLGFDVTVTPLAWNRLSELGMRQKDFDAFTLAWGGRAERIDPDHFVYLTLHSSNAGPGAYNIVGYDNPEYDEIAEQQRATSDVEKRKELVFKAQEMFLEDLPYAPVVHRNQLMAYNKKDFTNVEYMMGEGLNSFWTFMDATPTGDRKVIRWGYPSDIDSLNPLSSTNTHDFQVTRLIYDRLVRISPTGEPQNWAAESITDVNGDGTAYEVKLRSGMKFHDGEPVTAQDVKFSFDLVKEIESPYFLGMVEPIESVEVKDELTIQFNLNQPFAPFISNTLAQMYIFPEHYWKPILEEEGPLAVLEHQNTEIIGSGPFKLDYWRKDEEMKLVRNDEYFEQPKLEGILKIPYANVQGMVAALEQGEADMTGWWIEPIQVQNLENNPNIEVIDVPDHGFYHINFNMRRMPFDDKAVRLAMSYVIPKEQIVDRLLEGYGEVANSIIGPANEFWHNPNVQGFSYDPDKAREILAEAGYQWDENGKIYYPEGKSDADKEKGIIRPVE; from the coding sequence ATGTTAAAAAGAAAATTTTTGCTGTTGTTACTTGCGTATTCATTGGTTCTTTCTGCTTGTTCGATGCAGGTCACTAAAGAATCTGACAGTGATGACCCCAAAGAAGCAGGGGTGGCAGAAAATCTTCCAGAAGAGCGAAAGGTTCGTGAAATTGAACTGTATGTAACTACGGCAGACTACGACCCGGTACGCTATGAGATGGGATTGATGATTGCAGAGGAATGGAAAAAACTTGGATTTGATGTGACGGTGACTCCTCTGGCATGGAATCGTCTTTCTGAACTAGGTATGAGGCAAAAAGATTTCGATGCCTTTACGCTTGCCTGGGGCGGCCGTGCAGAACGAATTGACCCAGACCATTTTGTATATTTAACACTGCACTCTTCCAATGCTGGACCAGGGGCCTATAATATTGTGGGCTATGATAACCCTGAGTATGACGAGATTGCTGAACAACAGCGTGCGACAAGTGATGTGGAGAAACGAAAAGAATTGGTTTTTAAAGCACAGGAGATGTTTTTAGAGGATCTCCCTTATGCACCGGTTGTTCATCGTAATCAGCTGATGGCATACAACAAAAAAGATTTTACAAATGTAGAATACATGATGGGTGAAGGATTAAACAGCTTTTGGACGTTTATGGATGCCACACCTACAGGGGATAGAAAAGTGATTCGGTGGGGTTACCCGAGCGATATTGATTCTCTTAACCCGTTATCTTCTACTAATACACACGATTTTCAGGTGACCCGCTTAATTTACGACCGGCTTGTGCGCATCTCTCCAACTGGTGAACCCCAGAACTGGGCGGCAGAAAGCATTACCGATGTAAACGGAGATGGCACGGCATATGAAGTTAAACTGCGTTCTGGGATGAAATTTCATGATGGGGAGCCTGTTACAGCCCAGGACGTAAAATTCTCATTTGATTTAGTCAAGGAGATTGAATCCCCTTATTTCCTAGGTATGGTTGAACCAATCGAATCGGTAGAGGTTAAAGATGAGCTTACGATTCAATTTAATTTGAACCAGCCATTTGCTCCGTTTATTAGTAACACTCTGGCTCAGATGTATATCTTTCCTGAGCATTATTGGAAACCCATCTTAGAGGAAGAAGGCCCCTTAGCTGTTCTTGAACATCAAAACACAGAGATTATCGGAAGCGGCCCATTTAAACTGGACTACTGGCGCAAAGATGAAGAGATGAAATTAGTACGAAACGATGAATACTTTGAACAACCGAAATTGGAAGGCATCTTAAAAATCCCTTATGCTAATGTGCAGGGCATGGTGGCAGCACTTGAGCAAGGGGAAGCTGACATGACCGGTTGGTGGATTGAACCCATTCAGGTACAAAACCTGGAAAATAATCCAAATATAGAAGTGATCGATGTTCCTGATCACGGATTTTATCATATTAACTTTAACATGCGCCGGATGCCGTTTGATGACAAAGCGGTTCGCCTTGCCATGTCATATGTCATCCCCAAAGAACAGATTGTTGATAGACTTTTGGAGGGATACGGTGAAGTAGCCAACTCAATCATCGGACCTGCTAATGAATTCTGGCATAATCCAAATGTTCAAGGATTCAGTTATGATCCTGATAAGGCCCGTGAAATTCTGGCAGAAGCGGGTTACCAGTGGGATGAAAACGGAAAGATTTATTACCCGGAAGGCAAGAGTGACGCCGACAAAGAGAAGGGGATTATACGTCCGGTTGAATAA
- a CDS encoding sigma-54 interaction domain-containing protein, producing MSSYKILLVTKDQRGRTYKVFAQQLHDYFQNSIELLNDFDGNYESVADLILASSPEVIKGRELPQDKLVVARRTINIKKLKELVALPAGTKCLVVNNMIETARETINILRNLGFDLDMIPYSPRNKRTMREIQEIHDVKVAITPAGLELVPPGIEQVIDIGIRPIDFSTIVEIGVRLNLDVEEANIYVAEIVQLSRGLFNTLTYVNQLNHQLDAILNMVNDGIVATDDKGHIIQVNKAARHILDVHLSDKQMIGKPVQEVFPKLKIFDKSKKNQENTLYSTGGKHLVFNKRQIEIGQGKQGVMTVFQDVTKIQKLEQDLRKELQEKGLSAQYSLKHIIGKSKPLEETIKILKKIAKTDRTVLIVGESGTGKELFAHSIHNLSNRRNGPFLPVNFAGLPESLAESELFGYEDGAFTGAKKGGKPGLFELAHNGTIFLDEIGDASPSLQALLLRVLQEQQVMRVGGHRVIPVNVRVIAATNQNLKEMVEQGWFRKDLYYRLFVLPLRVPPLRERKEDIPLLIDHFIKEYCSTQVHLEQDVMDKLINYNWPGNIRELISVVQYMTSVMEGNQITTNDLPEQFKEISDHIDFSEEQYIQLLEKEGDLIDFYIVLSCLKQAKQNRVGVGRGKIVHYSRKAGFPLTDQQVRRRMEILRELGLIHSGTRGQGSRITTIGSLILDVIKTKLEHISASCQT from the coding sequence TTGAGTTCGTATAAAATCCTATTGGTGACTAAAGATCAAAGAGGAAGAACCTATAAAGTTTTTGCGCAGCAGCTTCACGATTATTTTCAGAATTCAATTGAACTGTTGAACGATTTTGACGGTAATTACGAGTCAGTTGCTGATCTCATATTGGCTTCTTCACCTGAAGTGATCAAAGGCAGGGAACTTCCCCAAGACAAGCTAGTTGTGGCACGGAGAACTATAAATATCAAAAAGTTGAAGGAACTGGTTGCGCTTCCTGCCGGTACTAAATGTCTGGTTGTCAACAATATGATTGAAACTGCCAGGGAGACGATCAATATCTTAAGGAACCTTGGTTTTGATTTGGACATGATTCCTTATTCACCGAGAAATAAACGTACAATGCGTGAGATACAAGAGATACATGATGTGAAAGTCGCGATTACCCCAGCGGGTTTGGAGCTCGTTCCACCGGGAATTGAACAAGTGATTGACATAGGGATTCGGCCCATTGATTTCTCCACTATTGTTGAAATCGGTGTGAGGCTTAACCTTGATGTGGAGGAAGCCAATATATACGTGGCAGAGATTGTGCAATTAAGCCGCGGCCTATTCAACACATTGACTTATGTGAACCAATTAAATCATCAATTAGATGCCATTCTTAATATGGTGAACGACGGGATTGTTGCTACCGACGATAAGGGTCATATCATTCAGGTGAATAAGGCTGCCCGTCATATTCTTGATGTTCATTTATCTGATAAGCAGATGATCGGAAAGCCGGTCCAAGAAGTATTTCCTAAACTTAAGATCTTTGACAAATCCAAAAAAAATCAGGAAAACACGCTTTATTCCACAGGTGGAAAGCATTTGGTTTTCAACAAAAGGCAGATTGAAATTGGTCAGGGTAAGCAGGGCGTGATGACTGTTTTTCAGGACGTAACCAAGATACAGAAACTTGAGCAGGACCTTAGAAAAGAATTGCAAGAAAAAGGATTGTCTGCACAATACTCGCTGAAACATATTATCGGAAAAAGCAAGCCTCTCGAAGAAACCATTAAAATATTAAAGAAGATTGCCAAGACGGATCGTACCGTATTGATTGTGGGAGAAAGCGGAACGGGTAAAGAGTTGTTCGCCCATTCCATTCACAATCTTTCAAACCGAAGAAACGGTCCGTTTTTGCCTGTTAATTTTGCCGGTCTTCCAGAATCGCTTGCGGAAAGTGAATTGTTCGGATATGAAGATGGTGCGTTCACAGGTGCGAAAAAAGGAGGAAAACCGGGACTTTTTGAATTAGCCCATAACGGTACGATTTTTCTCGATGAAATAGGTGATGCATCCCCATCATTACAGGCCCTGCTGCTAAGGGTTCTACAGGAACAGCAGGTTATGAGAGTAGGAGGACACCGTGTCATTCCCGTGAATGTACGTGTTATTGCAGCAACCAATCAAAATCTAAAAGAAATGGTTGAACAGGGATGGTTTCGCAAGGATCTGTATTATCGCTTATTTGTTCTGCCTCTTCGTGTTCCTCCGTTGCGGGAAAGAAAGGAAGATATTCCGCTTCTGATTGACCACTTTATCAAGGAATATTGCTCGACGCAAGTTCATCTTGAGCAGGATGTGATGGACAAACTTATCAATTACAATTGGCCGGGTAACATCAGAGAATTGATCAGTGTGGTACAGTACATGACCAGTGTGATGGAGGGTAATCAAATCACGACTAATGATCTTCCCGAACAGTTTAAGGAAATAAGTGATCATATTGACTTCTCGGAAGAGCAATATATTCAATTACTTGAAAAAGAAGGAGATTTAATAGATTTCTACATTGTCCTCTCTTGTTTGAAGCAGGCAAAGCAAAACCGGGTAGGTGTCGGGAGAGGCAAGATTGTACACTATTCCAGAAAAGCTGGGTTCCCCTTAACAGACCAGCAGGTTAGAAGGAGAATGGAAATTTTACGTGAACTAGGATTGATTCATTCCGGGACGAGAGGACAAGGCAGCCGAATTACAACTATTGGCTCTCTGATCCTGGATGTAATTAAAACTAAGCTTGAGCATATTTCCGCTTCTTGTCAAACGTAA
- a CDS encoding sodium:solute symporter family protein — protein sequence MGAEQSVAIWSWVLMVLFIGLMIYFGYFGMRRTRNADDFATARSSYGPIVLGLAVVATTASGSTFMGMPGQAYSLGFASLWYPILYPIGIYGGMLLTARMVKLMGDKFGNRTIPEIVGERYQSEFLRVGLAILSLLLIYYIVAQLVAAAIMFETMMGLDYTVAVWITAIVLCIYLTMGGSHSDILTDAVQGFLMLCIALLVLFMFLTGYGVSGGGMTAVNEAVKAKNPTAGWDTLFIPEHPTYGSAWLAFLLFIAHIPFGVLPHLGNKFLALKNSRQLKVFLMFCVIAGAVLPMMALGGILGLAVLDEPLSHADQVIPALFKELFPPFVAALLAVVVLSAILSTSDGLIVSFSQIFANDLYRKTFAKNQTDEAKVERNALIIGRVAVVGTILLGVWMSYNPPESLAIFLWIGVGGMMAGLMGPLAIGALWRRANKQGAVASFIVGVISYGLIYRDMIPRLEVYGNPFAAAGYSIFIASFVMVVVTLLTKPMPKEHVEKLFGPEKNSSTNQSSFTS from the coding sequence ATGGGTGCTGAGCAAAGCGTTGCCATTTGGTCATGGGTTTTAATGGTGTTGTTTATTGGCTTAATGATTTATTTCGGTTACTTTGGGATGAGGAGAACTAGAAATGCAGACGATTTTGCGACGGCCCGGTCTAGTTATGGCCCGATTGTGCTCGGGTTGGCCGTGGTGGCAACTACAGCGTCAGGTTCAACCTTTATGGGCATGCCGGGGCAGGCCTATAGCTTGGGATTTGCAAGTTTATGGTATCCTATCCTCTATCCGATCGGCATATATGGTGGAATGTTACTTACCGCCCGGATGGTAAAATTAATGGGGGACAAATTCGGCAACCGGACTATCCCCGAAATTGTGGGTGAGCGTTATCAGAGTGAATTTTTGCGTGTTGGACTGGCAATCTTGTCCTTGTTATTGATCTATTATATCGTGGCTCAGCTGGTTGCCGCCGCAATCATGTTTGAGACCATGATGGGTTTGGATTACACTGTGGCTGTATGGATTACGGCGATTGTACTGTGCATCTACCTGACAATGGGTGGCTCTCACTCAGATATTTTAACGGATGCCGTACAAGGCTTCTTAATGTTATGCATTGCCTTGCTCGTACTGTTCATGTTTCTCACTGGTTATGGTGTCAGCGGGGGAGGCATGACGGCCGTCAATGAAGCGGTTAAGGCCAAAAATCCGACTGCTGGCTGGGATACTTTATTTATTCCGGAACATCCCACTTATGGAAGCGCTTGGCTCGCCTTCTTGCTCTTCATCGCCCATATTCCGTTTGGGGTTTTGCCACACTTGGGGAATAAATTTCTGGCTTTAAAGAACAGCCGCCAGTTGAAAGTGTTTCTCATGTTTTGTGTCATTGCCGGAGCCGTATTGCCCATGATGGCCTTGGGGGGTATATTGGGACTGGCCGTATTGGACGAACCGCTTTCCCATGCTGATCAGGTTATTCCTGCCTTGTTCAAGGAACTGTTTCCTCCTTTTGTGGCTGCATTGTTGGCGGTCGTTGTCTTGTCCGCTATCTTATCAACCAGTGACGGATTAATTGTATCCTTCTCTCAGATTTTTGCTAATGACTTATATCGTAAAACTTTTGCCAAAAACCAAACTGATGAAGCGAAAGTGGAACGGAATGCGCTGATCATCGGACGCGTGGCTGTGGTGGGAACAATCTTATTGGGGGTATGGATGTCATACAATCCCCCTGAATCCTTGGCGATATTCTTGTGGATCGGTGTTGGGGGCATGATGGCAGGACTGATGGGTCCCCTAGCCATTGGTGCCTTGTGGCGAAGAGCAAACAAGCAAGGCGCGGTAGCCTCATTTATTGTTGGGGTAATTTCCTACGGGTTGATATATCGAGATATGATTCCAAGGCTTGAAGTGTATGGAAATCCATTTGCTGCCGCGGGTTATTCCATTTTTATAGCTTCTTTTGTGATGGTTGTGGTCACGTTGCTGACCAAGCCAATGCCCAAAGAACATGTGGAGAAACTTTTTGGACCAGAAAAAAATTCTTCAACCAATCAGTCCTCGTTCACTTCATAA
- a CDS encoding zinc-binding dehydrogenase yields MKGTVAAMIEPMKMEYQEYDIPYPERGAVILKVTRTNVCGSELHIWRGHHPTKKQGVLGHEMVGRILRIGEGVETDYAGQLIKEGDRVAAVYYQTCRKCEACLRGEFPLCENAYYFWNKSPVDKPHFHGSFATHYYVHPNQYFYKVPDNVPDIVAASANCALSQVYYGLSKAQLTYGETVVIQGAGGLGLNAAAVAKEHGATVIIIDSVETRLKHAKDFGADYTINLNEYNTVEKRAEYIRSLTHGKGADVGLEVSGVPDAFSEGIHLIRPGGRYVSIGNVSPGQITAFDPGLLTRKSIMILPVVRYEPWYLHKALNFLSKTIDKYPFEKMIDAEFEFGNIQDALDKSASRQVTRASIVMS; encoded by the coding sequence ATGAAGGGGACAGTAGCAGCAATGATTGAGCCAATGAAGATGGAGTATCAGGAGTACGATATTCCTTATCCGGAAAGGGGAGCTGTGATACTTAAAGTGACACGTACGAATGTCTGTGGCTCAGAACTGCATATTTGGCGGGGCCATCATCCTACCAAGAAGCAGGGTGTTCTGGGGCATGAAATGGTAGGACGCATTCTTCGTATAGGTGAGGGAGTGGAAACAGATTATGCCGGTCAGCTAATCAAGGAAGGAGATCGGGTAGCCGCCGTTTATTATCAAACATGCCGGAAATGTGAAGCTTGTTTAAGAGGAGAGTTTCCTTTATGTGAAAATGCCTATTACTTCTGGAATAAATCACCCGTAGACAAACCTCACTTTCATGGCTCGTTTGCGACACACTATTATGTACATCCTAATCAATATTTCTATAAAGTGCCGGATAACGTTCCTGACATAGTTGCTGCCAGTGCGAATTGTGCACTGTCTCAGGTATACTACGGACTGAGCAAAGCACAGCTGACATACGGCGAAACAGTTGTTATTCAGGGAGCGGGTGGTTTGGGTCTTAATGCGGCTGCGGTAGCCAAAGAGCACGGGGCCACTGTGATCATCATTGATAGTGTGGAAACGCGTTTAAAACATGCCAAAGACTTTGGAGCTGATTATACAATCAATTTAAATGAGTATAATACGGTGGAAAAAAGAGCGGAATATATCAGATCGTTGACTCACGGAAAGGGAGCCGATGTAGGGTTAGAGGTAAGTGGCGTACCCGATGCATTTAGTGAGGGAATTCACTTAATTAGACCTGGAGGAAGGTACGTATCTATTGGTAACGTATCGCCCGGACAAATAACAGCGTTTGATCCGGGACTGCTGACGAGGAAATCGATTATGATTTTACCTGTTGTACGTTATGAACCGTGGTATCTGCATAAAGCCCTTAACTTTTTATCCAAAACAATTGATAAATACCCTTTTGAAAAAATGATTGATGCCGAGTTTGAATTTGGAAATATTCAAGACGCTCTGGATAAATCAGCAAGCCGACAGGTGACCAGAGCATCCATTGTCATGTCATAA
- a CDS encoding sigma-54 interaction domain-containing protein encodes MKTTIEQVKPFFEACQEGIYIADHNLVSLYVNKAYQRLTEMSPTELIGKKTTQLVEEGIISESVCKLVLESRSEKSILQKFKSGKLLLVTGTPLFDDQQQLKYIVVTARDVTELNRLKNELAETKKRSEMYLRELSNLKSQSIRNVEIIAESPEMKELLATACRIAQVDSPVLILGESGVGKEILAKFIHYSSPRQNKPLIKINCGAIPPQLLESELFGYEPGAFTDARRNGKPGMFELANQGTIFLDEIGELPLELQVKLLRVLQDFEVTRIGGTKPIRLNIRVITATNKPLDEMVKTQSFREDLYYRINVVPLHIPPLRKRKEDIFPLVRQTLEKLNKRYGKNKRFSLRALEQLENYQWPGNVRELQNIIERLFVMIDETVIDVQHLPFKQTQSTQQGTLKEQLEMVEKQIILTALEKHHTMRKAAQALGIDPSTLTRKCQKLKINWHILNN; translated from the coding sequence TTGAAAACAACAATAGAACAAGTAAAGCCATTTTTCGAAGCTTGCCAAGAGGGCATCTATATTGCTGATCACAATCTTGTTAGTTTGTATGTTAACAAAGCTTATCAACGTTTAACCGAAATGTCCCCAACTGAGCTTATAGGTAAGAAAACGACCCAACTGGTCGAAGAAGGTATTATCTCTGAATCGGTTTGTAAACTTGTTCTTGAGTCCAGATCTGAAAAATCAATTTTGCAAAAGTTTAAAAGCGGAAAATTATTATTAGTGACAGGAACACCATTATTTGACGACCAACAGCAGTTAAAATATATTGTTGTGACAGCAAGAGATGTAACTGAGTTGAATCGTTTGAAGAATGAATTGGCGGAGACGAAGAAGCGGTCAGAGATGTATTTAAGAGAGTTAAGCAACTTAAAAAGTCAAAGTATCCGTAACGTAGAAATCATTGCCGAGAGCCCGGAAATGAAAGAACTGTTGGCAACTGCCTGCCGGATAGCTCAAGTTGATTCACCCGTTCTTATTCTAGGAGAATCTGGTGTAGGAAAAGAGATACTGGCTAAGTTTATACACTATTCCAGCCCGCGGCAAAATAAACCTCTTATTAAGATAAATTGTGGCGCAATCCCTCCTCAACTGTTAGAATCGGAGTTGTTTGGGTATGAACCAGGCGCATTTACTGATGCCAGAAGAAACGGTAAACCTGGAATGTTTGAACTAGCAAACCAAGGTACCATCTTTCTGGACGAGATCGGAGAGCTTCCTTTAGAGTTACAGGTGAAACTTTTACGAGTTTTACAAGACTTTGAAGTAACTCGCATAGGGGGAACTAAGCCGATCAGATTAAATATCAGGGTTATCACTGCAACAAACAAGCCTCTCGACGAAATGGTGAAAACACAATCCTTTCGTGAGGATTTATATTACCGTATCAATGTGGTACCACTACACATTCCCCCCTTGCGTAAGCGTAAGGAAGATATATTCCCGCTCGTTAGACAAACCCTGGAGAAATTAAATAAAAGATACGGGAAAAATAAAAGATTCTCACTGAGGGCATTGGAACAGCTAGAAAATTATCAGTGGCCTGGAAATGTGAGAGAATTACAAAATATTATTGAGAGATTATTTGTCATGATAGATGAAACAGTTATCGATGTTCAGCACTTACCATTCAAGCAAACCCAAAGTACACAGCAGGGGACATTAAAAGAACAGCTGGAAATGGTAGAAAAACAAATCATCTTGACAGCCTTAGAAAAACATCACACCATGCGCAAGGCAGCACAGGCTTTAGGGATTGATCCGTCCACCTTAACAAGGAAATGTCAGAAACTTAAGATTAACTGGCATATTCTTAACAACTAA
- a CDS encoding ABC transporter ATP-binding protein: protein MEKLTKQFGGLKAVSDVSFEVKEGQILGLIGPNGAGKTTCFNMIAGALPPSSGTVFFKGQEITGLKPNKICHLGIARTFQIVKPLKKLTVKENILVGALSKSKDIKEARKKAEEVIQLTEIEDITDLKASDLSIGNLKRLEMARALATSPEVLLLDEPLGGLTTKEVENAVKMTRKINQSGVTIIIIEHIMKALMSMADYIVVLQNGIKISEGTPKEVSADPEVIKAYLGEDAYA from the coding sequence GTGGAAAAGCTAACCAAACAGTTTGGAGGGTTAAAGGCAGTATCAGATGTTTCTTTCGAAGTAAAGGAAGGACAAATTCTTGGTCTGATTGGGCCAAACGGAGCAGGGAAAACCACCTGTTTTAATATGATAGCTGGAGCTTTGCCTCCATCCAGTGGCACTGTTTTCTTTAAGGGACAAGAGATCACTGGCTTAAAACCTAATAAGATTTGTCATTTAGGTATTGCCCGGACATTTCAAATTGTGAAACCCTTGAAAAAGTTGACGGTTAAAGAGAATATATTGGTTGGCGCACTAAGCAAATCCAAAGATATCAAAGAAGCCAGAAAGAAGGCCGAAGAAGTGATCCAACTGACAGAGATCGAAGATATCACAGACTTAAAGGCCAGTGATTTATCAATTGGTAACTTAAAAAGGTTAGAGATGGCTCGTGCGTTGGCCACGTCTCCTGAAGTGTTATTACTTGATGAGCCATTGGGAGGATTAACAACCAAAGAAGTCGAGAATGCAGTGAAAATGACACGAAAAATCAATCAAAGTGGTGTTACTATAATTATCATTGAACATATTATGAAAGCCCTGATGTCCATGGCCGATTACATTGTTGTTTTGCAAAACGGGATAAAAATTTCCGAAGGTACACCGAAAGAGGTTTCTGCAGATCCTGAAGTGATTAAAGCTTATTTGGGGGAAGATGCCTATGCTTAA